ATTTCAGTACTACTAGCGCAATGGGGGCACGATCGACTAGGGCTCCGACCCCAGCAGTGCCACCGAAAATGAGGATCACGTCAGAGAGTATGCATACAACCAGAATGGGGATTAGGCCTTCGCTTTTAATGCCTTGACGAATAATCAAGGCATTTTGTGGCCCAATGGCCACGATCAAGGACAAACCCATGAGGAATCCAGCGAAAGCAATACTCATACTAAGCAATATGCTCCTCTGAAATGCTGAAGTAAAATAACGGACTTTCAGGCTGGGTTAGAATTGCTTCATGAATCCGCTTCATTTAGAAACCTTGCTCGCAATTATCGACGAAGGCAGCTTCGAAGATGCGGCTTTTGCATTAGGAATTTCTCCTTCAGCAGTAAGTCAGAGGATTAAGGCGTTGGAGCGGGAGACCGGTCGAGTAGTGGTACGTCGTACGTCACCAGTCACTGCAACTGATGCCGGCGAGGTACTGGTGCAAGCGGCACGACGTATGGCACTTCTGCAGGCCGAAACAAACGCTCAGTTGCGGGGAAGAATTGAGCGGATTCCATTGTCTGTAGCTGTCAACGCAGATTCTTTGGCCACATGGTTTCGCCGGGTGATGGCAAGTGTGGCGGAGATGGATAACGCCACATTGCATATGCGTATCGAGGACGAGTCGCATTCGTTGTCGTTGTTGCGTCGCGGAGATGTCCTTGGTGCTGTAACGGGGGAAAAGACACCTGTATCTGGTTGCGACTCGATAGCGTTAGGTGCATTCCGATATTTTGCGGTGGCAAGTCCGAAGTTGTTGGATCGCTACACCATAGACGGTGCTGTTGATTGGGAGCGGATGCCAGTATTGCGATTTGGCCCTCGAGATGGGCTTCAAGACCGTGATATTAAGCGTCGTTTGGGTGAAGTTCCTGCAGGGCGACGTGTTAATGAAATCCCTTCATCGGAGGCATTCATGGAAGCTGCCCGTGTGGGATTAGGGTGGGCGATGCTCCCTGATATTCAAGCGCTACCTCTTTTGGATTCTGGTGAGGTAGTGATGTTGGATAGCGAGGTGCACGAAGTTCCGCTGTATTGGCAGCGATGGCGGTTGGAATCTCCAGCCCTAGAGCGGTTAACTCAAGCGGTAGTGGATGCAGCCCACGAGGGGCTACACCCACTGTCTGCCTAGTCGGTACTCATTATTGGCCGTCGATCTTATTCTTAAGACGCTCTTCGTAGGAGATGTCTCCAGGTAGGGTCACGCCTTCCGCGAAGGGGCTACCGCCTAGTTTTTCACGACCATGAGGGCTGAAGAAGCTTTCTAAACTTGGTCCCTTGGGTACGATCTGGGTTGGGTTTACGTCTTGATGTGTGATGTAGTAGTGCTGTTTGATTTCTGTGAAATCGGTGGTGTCTCCAAAACCGGGTGTCTGGAACAGATCGCGTAGGTAAGCCCAGAGGTTGGGCATTTCAGTAATCTTGTTTCGGTTGCACTTAAAATGGCCATGATAGACGGCGTCGAATCGCACCAAGGTGGTGTAGAGATAAATATCTGCGATCGTGATGTGTTCACCGACTAGGTAACGTTGGTGAGATAAACGTTCTTCTAGCCAATCAAGAGCAGTAAACAGTCGATCGTAGGCCTTGTCATAGGCTTCTTGGGAGCCGGCGAAACCGCATCGGTATACACCATTGTTTACCTCGGTGAATACCCGCTTGGTCACGGCATCAATTTCTTCACGTAGGGCCTCTGGATAAAGATCAGGTGCGCCGGGGCGTTCGTATTTGCTCCATTGATCATTGAGATCAGGGACGATGCTCGGGTAGTCGTTAGTGACAACTTTTCCAGTGGATACTTCCACAATGGCTGGAACAGTAATTCCGCGCGGATAGTCAGGAAAACGTTTTAGGTAGGCGTCGCGAAGCCTAGGAATTTCTAAAACTGGATCGACTTCGTTTGGGTCAAGGTCGAAGGTCCATGAGCGCCAATCATGGGTTGGTCCGACGAGGCCTAGCGAGATGACATCTTCAAGACCTTTGAGTCGTCGAGTGATAACGGTACGGTGTGCCCATGGGCATGCTCGTGCAGCTACTAGGCGATAACGCCCAGGTTCTGCAGGCCAGAGGGTGCGTCCGTCTTCTAGTGGGGTAGGGGCAGAGACACTATCGACGATTCGGTCGTCGATGTATTGGGTATCGCGGATGAATTCGCCGCCATTTTCTTGTGATGTGTACTTCTCATATTGTGTGGACATATCAACAACTATAGTGATTGTTGATATGTAAGTAAAGTATGTTGAAAAATGAATGCGATTGCTAGCATATGAATCACTATGGCAAAGAAAAATAGGCGGGCGCGTTCACGCCGCCGACCTTTTATGAGGAAGACAAGTCGCCTACTGGTAGGATTTGCAGTGGTCATGGCCTCTGCAGTCGTGATCCAGGGGTCATGGTCTGGGCTCGAACCACAGCGATGGGAAGACAGCATTCGCGACGTTTTAAGTCCTGCGGCAACCGCCGAAGTGGATCCATCACGTGCGGACGTCGCCGCGCTTAATGCTCTCACTATCGACGATTCCTTTGGTGATAAGCCTGCATACAGCAGGACTCATTTTGGTAGCGCTTGGGCCGATAATGTCTCGGTAGCTGGCGGCCACAATGGTTGTGATACCCGAAATGACATTCTTCAGCGTGACCTCACCAGCATTGTATTCCGGCCGGGGACACATAACTGTGTCGTATCAGCCGGAAATCTACACGACCTCTACTCGGGCGTTGACGTGGCATTTACCCGCGGGCCTAAGACGTCGACCATGGTGGAAATTGACCACGTGGTAGCGCTTGGCAATGCTTGGTATGCCGGTGCATGGCAGTGGGATGACGAAACTCGCCGAAACTTTGCCAATGATCCCATCAATCTTCAAGCAACCACACACGCGGAAAACCAAGCGAAAAAGGCAAAAACTGCCGATCGCTGGATGCCTAGTGATCCGCAATACCACTGCACGTACGCACAACGGCAAATAACCATCAAATCTACCTACGGATTAACTGTTACCAGCCGTGAAAAAGATGCCCTTATGAAGGCATTGGCAACCTGCTCCTAAAATACGGTTATCAGTTTGTAATAGGTGGCGCGCCGAGGAAATACTACGTCGACTCGGCAAAACCCCTACGCTGGTCTACATGGCCGACAACAATATCCCCGATCGCGCGAGCGATTTTGACGATGACATCCCCACCTATAACGGTGGGGGAAACAAAGGTGCAGAGGCTTCATCTGCACCTAATTCAGCACATCAGGGCGCACCTAAAAAGCTAGGCAGTGGGCTTTCGGCGGCCGAAATTTATGCTCGTGCCGGTCGTGCTGCACCGCAATCTATTAGCCCGCAACGGCCAGCGGCCAAAGCGGTAGCCAACAATGAAAGCGTCAATAAAAAAGACACTGAAGTAGTAGCTCCAAATACGCAGCCAGATGATAGTCACAAAACGACTATCATCGAGCGCCCAGATGTAGCACCTCAACCAGTGCTCAACGACGATCCTCATAGCAAACCATTAGCTTCGGATGCGCCGACTACGGTTTATCCCGTTGCTCAGCCACAACCAGCTGAGCCGGAACCAGCGTCTGTGACGGACTATCATGACGAAGATTTTGCTCCGACGCCCGCAACACCAGTAGCGCCTGCAACTGCTATTGCTGAACCTGTGCCGGCGCCAGTAGTCGCTCCAGCAGTTGCCT
The sequence above is drawn from the Corynebacterium rouxii genome and encodes:
- a CDS encoding HNH endonuclease family protein, with product MASAVVIQGSWSGLEPQRWEDSIRDVLSPAATAEVDPSRADVAALNALTIDDSFGDKPAYSRTHFGSAWADNVSVAGGHNGCDTRNDILQRDLTSIVFRPGTHNCVVSAGNLHDLYSGVDVAFTRGPKTSTMVEIDHVVALGNAWYAGAWQWDDETRRNFANDPINLQATTHAENQAKKAKTADRWMPSDPQYHCTYAQRQITIKSTYGLTVTSREKDALMKALATCS
- a CDS encoding LysR family transcriptional regulator ArgP, yielding MNPLHLETLLAIIDEGSFEDAAFALGISPSAVSQRIKALERETGRVVVRRTSPVTATDAGEVLVQAARRMALLQAETNAQLRGRIERIPLSVAVNADSLATWFRRVMASVAEMDNATLHMRIEDESHSLSLLRRGDVLGAVTGEKTPVSGCDSIALGAFRYFAVASPKLLDRYTIDGAVDWERMPVLRFGPRDGLQDRDIKRRLGEVPAGRRVNEIPSSEAFMEAARVGLGWAMLPDIQALPLLDSGEVVMLDSEVHEVPLYWQRWRLESPALERLTQAVVDAAHEGLHPLSA
- a CDS encoding glutathione S-transferase family protein; this encodes MSTITIVVDMSTQYEKYTSQENGGEFIRDTQYIDDRIVDSVSAPTPLEDGRTLWPAEPGRYRLVAARACPWAHRTVITRRLKGLEDVISLGLVGPTHDWRSWTFDLDPNEVDPVLEIPRLRDAYLKRFPDYPRGITVPAIVEVSTGKVVTNDYPSIVPDLNDQWSKYERPGAPDLYPEALREEIDAVTKRVFTEVNNGVYRCGFAGSQEAYDKAYDRLFTALDWLEERLSHQRYLVGEHITIADIYLYTTLVRFDAVYHGHFKCNRNKITEMPNLWAYLRDLFQTPGFGDTTDFTEIKQHYYITHQDVNPTQIVPKGPSLESFFSPHGREKLGGSPFAEGVTLPGDISYEERLKNKIDGQ